A region of Saccharococcus thermophilus DNA encodes the following proteins:
- a CDS encoding HDIG domain-containing metalloprotein has product MERIRFFLEHTSHVRFVRYLLFLFLGLMLFAVLYWQVKPHQYELRLFDIAKETIRSPITIEDKEATEKLKREAADKVADVYTLKKEYAENRVDLISSLFTTIMDIQAKAKEESEAQTDMVDALQKRLPPEWFSYLSVNEWKTLLHAAPEDIKNAKEAAVTAVHSIMAERITQSELDKAREKVTDELKYVMLSQPLKEIVTKLTKQAIIPNVIYDRTATEEKRRQAMDEIKPVRILQGQVIAEEGQFITNEIYHQLQLVGLLQNDRSFQPLIGFFLLVLLLLSPIVYYFGRERTNKDLFLFTTIFTITMLMMVFVRLLPQGNTISTGYLVPVAFAAMLVRILLGERIAVMTAILCAVCGSLMFNEEIGANGTIQVSLAIYLLTGGLAGSFFLSSQLRKAKIWQAGVFVAFINIVVMLAMVLLKNGHYSFSEMGMFLLMALASGVFSSILTIGLLPVLEAGFGILSPMKLIELSNPNHPLLRKILTEAPGTYHHSIMVANLAEAACEAIGANGLLARVACYYHDIGKTKRPRYFIENQIGGNPHDHLSPQLSKNIILAHVADGVAMLKKHRMPREIIDIAEQHHGTTLLKYFYHKALQQTGDASPEEFRYPGPKPQTKEAAIVSIADSVEAAVRSLSNPSKEKIEKIVRSIIADRLQDNQLNECDITLKELEIVARTLCETLNGVFHSRIEYPEIRKEKVKHA; this is encoded by the coding sequence GTGGAAAGGATTCGTTTTTTTCTAGAGCATACGAGCCATGTTCGTTTTGTCCGCTATCTTTTATTTTTGTTTTTAGGGCTGATGCTGTTTGCGGTTCTTTACTGGCAAGTGAAGCCGCACCAATATGAACTGCGCCTATTTGACATCGCAAAAGAAACAATTCGGTCGCCGATTACGATCGAAGATAAGGAGGCGACGGAAAAACTAAAAAGGGAAGCGGCAGATAAAGTAGCCGATGTTTATACATTAAAGAAGGAATACGCGGAAAATCGCGTCGATTTAATTTCTTCCTTATTTACGACGATTATGGACATACAAGCCAAGGCCAAAGAAGAGAGCGAAGCGCAAACGGACATGGTGGATGCGTTGCAGAAGCGGCTGCCGCCGGAATGGTTTTCTTATTTGTCGGTCAATGAGTGGAAAACGTTGCTTCATGCAGCCCCAGAAGATATAAAAAACGCGAAAGAAGCAGCGGTAACGGCCGTCCATTCGATTATGGCGGAGCGGATTACGCAATCGGAGTTAGACAAGGCAAGAGAGAAAGTAACGGATGAATTGAAGTACGTTATGCTTTCGCAGCCATTAAAAGAAATTGTTACAAAGCTTACCAAACAGGCGATCATTCCAAACGTGATTTACGACCGGACGGCTACGGAAGAAAAGCGGAGACAGGCGATGGATGAAATCAAGCCGGTAAGAATTTTGCAAGGACAAGTGATTGCTGAGGAAGGGCAGTTTATTACGAATGAAATTTATCACCAGCTGCAGCTTGTCGGTTTATTGCAAAACGACCGTTCTTTCCAGCCGCTGATCGGCTTTTTCCTTTTGGTGTTACTTTTGCTTTCTCCGATTGTTTATTACTTTGGACGCGAACGGACAAACAAGGATTTATTTCTATTCACTACAATATTTACGATCACTATGCTGATGATGGTGTTTGTCCGTCTTTTGCCGCAAGGGAATACGATTTCCACGGGCTATTTGGTGCCGGTCGCTTTCGCTGCCATGCTCGTCCGCATCTTGCTTGGGGAGCGAATAGCGGTGATGACAGCCATTCTTTGCGCTGTATGCGGAAGCTTGATGTTTAATGAAGAAATAGGGGCAAACGGCACGATACAAGTCTCGTTGGCGATTTACTTACTAACAGGCGGATTGGCAGGCAGTTTCTTTTTGTCTAGCCAGTTGCGCAAGGCAAAAATTTGGCAGGCGGGGGTATTTGTCGCATTTATCAATATCGTTGTGATGCTAGCCATGGTTTTGCTGAAAAATGGCCATTATTCGTTTTCGGAGATGGGAATGTTTCTGTTAATGGCGCTTGCCTCTGGCGTTTTTTCGTCAATTTTAACGATTGGGCTGTTGCCGGTGTTGGAAGCAGGATTCGGCATTTTGTCGCCAATGAAATTAATCGAGTTATCCAATCCGAACCACCCGCTGCTTCGCAAAATTTTAACCGAAGCGCCGGGAACGTACCATCATAGTATCATGGTTGCCAATTTAGCGGAAGCTGCTTGCGAAGCGATCGGAGCGAACGGGCTTTTGGCGCGTGTCGCCTGCTACTACCATGACATCGGAAAAACGAAACGGCCGCGCTATTTTATTGAAAACCAAATCGGCGGCAATCCCCATGATCATTTATCGCCGCAGTTAAGCAAAAATATTATCCTTGCCCATGTGGCGGATGGAGTAGCGATGTTAAAGAAGCATCGCATGCCGAGAGAAATCATTGATATTGCCGAACAGCATCATGGTACGACACTATTAAAATATTTTTACCATAAAGCGCTACAGCAAACAGGTGATGCATCACCGGAGGAATTTCGCTACCCGGGGCCGAAGCCGCAAACGAAAGAAGCAGCGATTGTTAGCATTGCCGATAGCGTCGAGGCGGCGGTACGTTCGCTTTCCAATCCATCGAAGGAGA
- a CDS encoding PhoH family protein, with product MSEEFVTISQQLENANEAIALFGIHDAHLKRLEEELGVSIVTRGETVSVSGTPEQVQLVDDLLRHLLIIIRKGIAVSERDVMYAVQLAKKGALDYLISLYEEEITKNVKGKSIRVKTLGQRHYVTAIKQHDLVFGIGPAGTGKTYLAVVMAVRALKNGQVKRIILTRPAVEAGESLGFLPGDLKEKVDPYLRPLYDALHDVLGVDHTQRLIERGTIEIAPLAYMRGRTLEDAFVILDEAQNTTPAQMKMFLTRLGFGSKMVITGDISQVDLPKGVKSGLAVAKEILSTVNGVSFVFLEQSDVVRHPLVAKIIEAYDQAGI from the coding sequence ATGTCAGAGGAGTTTGTAACGATTAGTCAACAATTGGAAAACGCAAACGAAGCAATTGCCCTGTTCGGTATTCATGATGCCCATCTCAAACGATTGGAAGAGGAATTAGGGGTTTCCATTGTCACAAGAGGGGAAACTGTGAGCGTTTCCGGTACTCCCGAGCAGGTACAGCTTGTTGACGACCTGTTGCGCCACTTATTGATCATCATCCGCAAAGGAATTGCAGTTAGCGAACGGGATGTGATGTATGCGGTGCAGTTAGCGAAAAAAGGAGCGCTCGACTATTTGATCAGCTTATATGAGGAAGAAATAACGAAAAATGTAAAAGGAAAATCGATTCGCGTCAAAACGTTAGGACAGCGGCACTACGTAACCGCCATCAAGCAGCACGATCTTGTGTTCGGAATCGGTCCAGCCGGAACCGGGAAAACATATCTGGCGGTGGTCATGGCTGTTCGTGCGCTAAAAAATGGGCAAGTGAAACGCATTATTCTGACCCGTCCGGCGGTGGAGGCGGGAGAAAGTTTAGGATTTTTACCGGGAGATTTAAAAGAAAAAGTAGATCCATATTTGCGCCCGCTTTATGATGCGCTGCATGATGTATTAGGAGTAGACCACACGCAGCGCCTCATTGAGCGCGGAACGATCGAGATTGCCCCGCTTGCTTACATGCGCGGGAGAACGTTGGAAGATGCTTTTGTCATTTTAGACGAAGCGCAAAACACAACCCCGGCACAGATGAAAATGTTCCTAACAAGGTTGGGATTTGGTTCAAAAATGGTGATTACCGGCGATATTTCGCAAGTGGATTTGCCGAAGGGAGTAAAATCAGGACTTGCCGTAGCCAAAGAAATATTGTCTACCGTTAATGGCGTTTCATTTGTTTTTCTCGAGCAATCGGATGTAGTGCGCCATCCGCTCGTGGCGAAAATTATTGAAGCGTATGACCAAGCAGGCATATAG
- the yqfD gene encoding sporulation protein YqfD — protein sequence MKNQWMNVLIGSVRVKAKGKGVERLLNACVRNDIAIWNVKKHSDHIATFFIKLSDVKRLRIVARRSECKLYFVEKTGFPFFLRKAVTNTGFLVGMCLFFTIVFLLSNMIWRIEIKGAKPETEYRISKELKQMGVEEGAFQFLIDDPETIQKKLTDRIDAITWVGVELKGTTLYFRVAEKEQPDEPKPIGARHLVAKKKAIITDMFVEEGQPIVSVHDHVTKGQLLVSGMIGKEGKTKLVPARGKVFGETWYKSTVVLPLHATFRVLTGKYMEKHYITIGNISIPIWGWQKPKFTNYEIDVQKRPFRFLRWDLPLYYERVIFRETAEVKRRYTWDEAFAKAKELAREELKEKLPDDASIKGEKVLHQTKENDKVRVELHYQVIENIAIPQPIVQGD from the coding sequence ATGAAAAACCAATGGATGAACGTACTGATCGGCAGCGTAAGGGTGAAAGCCAAAGGCAAAGGTGTGGAACGATTGCTTAACGCGTGTGTGCGCAATGATATTGCCATTTGGAATGTGAAAAAGCATAGCGATCATATTGCGACGTTTTTTATTAAGCTAAGCGATGTGAAGCGTTTGCGCATTGTCGCCCGAAGAAGCGAGTGCAAACTTTATTTTGTAGAAAAAACAGGTTTTCCATTTTTTTTGCGGAAAGCAGTAACGAACACGGGGTTTTTAGTCGGCATGTGTCTATTTTTCACTATTGTCTTTTTGCTTTCCAATATGATATGGAGGATTGAAATCAAAGGAGCAAAGCCGGAAACAGAATATCGCATATCGAAAGAATTGAAACAAATGGGAGTGGAAGAAGGAGCGTTTCAATTTCTTATCGATGACCCGGAAACGATCCAAAAAAAGCTAACCGACCGCATTGATGCAATTACATGGGTCGGCGTAGAGCTGAAAGGGACGACGCTTTATTTTCGGGTGGCGGAAAAAGAACAGCCCGACGAGCCTAAACCAATAGGGGCGCGTCATTTAGTGGCGAAAAAGAAGGCGATTATTACAGATATGTTTGTCGAAGAAGGGCAACCGATCGTTTCCGTTCATGACCATGTTACGAAAGGACAGCTGCTTGTGTCCGGAATGATCGGAAAAGAGGGGAAAACAAAATTAGTGCCGGCGAGGGGAAAAGTTTTTGGCGAAACATGGTACAAGTCTACCGTTGTCCTGCCGCTTCATGCGACATTTCGCGTATTAACGGGAAAATATATGGAAAAACATTATATAACGATCGGGAATATTTCCATTCCAATATGGGGATGGCAAAAGCCGAAGTTTACGAATTATGAAATCGATGTGCAGAAAAGGCCGTTTCGTTTTTTGCGATGGGACTTGCCCTTATATTACGAGCGCGTCATTTTCCGGGAGACAGCGGAAGTAAAGCGACGCTATACGTGGGACGAAGCGTTTGCGAAGGCGAAGGAACTTGCCCGTGAGGAATTAAAAGAAAAACTGCCCGATGATGCTTCCATAAAAGGTGAAAAAGTTTTGCATCAGACGAAAGAGAATGATAAAGTAAGGGTAGAATTGCATTATCAAGTGATTGAAAATATTGCAATACCACAACCTATCGTTCAAGGAGATTGA
- the yqfC gene encoding sporulation protein YqfC, giving the protein MVKKWRQQMKRWITDKLELPADIMMDLPRITMVGQIHIYIENHQGLLTFSDKELRLLLKQGQLLVRGEKFVIKTILPEEILLEGKISQVIYIDE; this is encoded by the coding sequence ATGGTGAAAAAGTGGCGCCAGCAGATGAAAAGATGGATAACCGATAAATTGGAGCTTCCCGCTGATATTATGATGGATCTTCCCCGCATTACAATGGTTGGGCAAATACATATTTATATTGAAAATCACCAGGGACTATTGACGTTTAGCGATAAAGAACTGCGCCTCCTTTTAAAGCAAGGGCAACTCCTCGTCCGCGGCGAAAAGTTTGTCATCAAAACGATTTTGCCAGAAGAAATTTTATTGGAAGGGAAAATCAGCCAAGTGATTTATATAGATGAATAA
- a CDS encoding GatB/YqeY domain-containing protein, producing the protein MSLLDRLNNDMKQAMKNREKEKLSVLRMLKAALQNEAIKLNKGELSEDEELTVLSRELKQRKDSLQEFENAGRADLVEKTKVELEIVQSYMPKPFTEEELLEIIKQTIAEVGASSKADMGKVMGAIMPKVKGKADGSLVNKLVQQQLSQ; encoded by the coding sequence ATGAGTCTTCTCGATCGTTTAAATAACGATATGAAGCAGGCGATGAAAAACAGAGAAAAAGAGAAACTCTCCGTTCTTCGCATGTTGAAAGCGGCGTTGCAAAACGAAGCGATTAAACTTAACAAAGGCGAATTATCGGAAGACGAAGAGCTAACCGTTCTTTCTCGCGAATTAAAGCAGCGTAAAGACTCCCTCCAAGAATTCGAAAACGCTGGCCGTGCCGACCTTGTGGAAAAAACAAAGGTGGAACTGGAAATTGTTCAATCATATATGCCAAAGCCATTCACAGAGGAAGAGCTCTTGGAAATCATCAAGCAGACGATTGCCGAAGTAGGGGCTTCCTCAAAAGCGGATATGGGGAAAGTGATGGGAGCGATCATGCCGAAAGTAAAAGGAAAAGCGGATGGCTCTCTCGTCAATAAACTTGTCCAACAACAACTTTCGCAATGA
- the rpsU gene encoding 30S ribosomal protein S21: MSKTIVRKNESIDDALRRFKRAVSKTGTLQEVRKREFYEKPSVRRKKKSEAARKRKH; this comes from the coding sequence ATGTCAAAAACCATCGTTCGCAAAAACGAATCGATTGACGACGCTCTTCGTCGCTTCAAGCGTGCCGTTTCCAAAACAGGTACACTGCAAGAAGTAAGAAAGCGCGAATTTTATGAAAAGCCAAGCGTCAGACGGAAGAAAAAGTCTGAAGCGGCTAGAAAGCGCAAACATTAA
- a CDS encoding Na/Pi symporter: MVQILIWFSVYTGIFLLGMFMMKAGFYALSGHRLKRWLLRFTNTPWQGFLTGTVTTGLMQSSSAVMVITVGLVSTGYLTFRQSIGIILGSNIGSTITTEIMTLHVGDNAIPLLFIGVILVFFGRYRPAYSIGMILVGLASLFFAMNGFSQLAKPLAAYPIIDEWLKKTAHSPFIGIMIGIIFTAMIHSSAATIGIAMGFLNEHLLTLPAGIAILLGANIGSCVTGLLASIGSTYEAKLTAYTHLWFNVVGVVIFSFFIGPLASIASRLSTSPDVQLAHISVLFNVICSLAALPFTRWIEAAILFFHGRRP, translated from the coding sequence GTGGTGCAAATACTCATTTGGTTCTCTGTATATACCGGTATTTTTCTTCTTGGCATGTTTATGATGAAAGCGGGATTCTACGCTTTATCCGGACACCGTCTGAAGCGGTGGCTATTACGCTTTACAAACACCCCATGGCAAGGATTTCTTACCGGGACAGTGACTACCGGCCTTATGCAAAGCAGCTCTGCCGTGATGGTCATTACAGTGGGGCTCGTCTCCACCGGATACCTTACATTCCGGCAATCGATCGGCATCATTTTGGGGAGCAATATCGGCTCTACCATCACGACAGAAATCATGACGCTTCACGTCGGCGACAACGCCATTCCATTGCTTTTCATTGGCGTGATTCTTGTCTTTTTTGGGCGTTACCGTCCTGCCTATAGCATAGGAATGATTCTGGTCGGACTCGCTTCTTTATTTTTTGCCATGAACGGGTTTAGCCAATTGGCAAAGCCTCTAGCCGCTTATCCGATCATTGACGAATGGCTGAAAAAGACTGCCCATTCTCCTTTTATCGGAATAATGATCGGCATCATTTTTACAGCCATGATCCATTCAAGTGCGGCAACGATCGGCATTGCAATGGGTTTTTTAAATGAGCATTTATTAACCTTGCCAGCCGGCATTGCCATTTTGCTTGGCGCGAATATCGGCTCCTGTGTAACCGGCCTTCTTGCCAGCATCGGCTCCACCTATGAAGCGAAATTAACCGCGTATACTCATTTATGGTTTAATGTCGTTGGCGTTGTCATCTTTTCTTTTTTTATCGGCCCGCTCGCCTCCATAGCAAGCAGGTTGAGCACTTCTCCAGACGTACAGTTGGCCCATATCAGCGTCCTGTTTAACGTCATTTGTTCGCTAGCGGCGCTGCCATTTACCCGTTGGATCGAAGCGGCTATATTATTTTTCCACGGCAGGCGTCCTTAA
- the deoC gene encoding deoxyribose-phosphate aldolase yields MEKNIAKMIDHTLLKADTTREQIVKLCEEAKQYGFASVCVNPTWVATAAELLKGTDVKVCTVIGFPLGANTPETKAFEAKNAIENGAAEVDMVINIGALKDGNDELVERDIRAVVDAAKGKALVKVIIEACLLTEEEKVRACQLAVKAGADYVKTSTGFSTGGATVEDVALMRKTVGPNIGVKASGGVRDVQSANAMIQAGATRIGTSSGVAIVEGKTTRTDY; encoded by the coding sequence ATGGAAAAAAACATTGCAAAAATGATTGATCATACGTTGCTGAAAGCGGATACAACAAGGGAGCAAATTGTGAAGTTGTGCGAGGAGGCAAAACAATACGGATTTGCTTCCGTCTGCGTCAATCCAACATGGGTGGCAACCGCGGCCGAATTGTTAAAAGGCACGGATGTGAAAGTATGTACGGTAATCGGCTTTCCGCTCGGAGCCAATACGCCGGAAACAAAAGCGTTCGAAGCAAAAAACGCGATTGAAAATGGGGCGGCAGAAGTCGATATGGTGATCAATATCGGCGCGCTGAAAGATGGAAACGATGAGCTTGTGGAACGAGATATCCGCGCCGTTGTCGACGCAGCAAAAGGAAAAGCGCTTGTGAAAGTGATTATTGAAGCGTGTCTCCTTACCGAAGAAGAAAAAGTCCGCGCCTGCCAGCTCGCCGTTAAAGCAGGCGCGGATTATGTCAAAACGTCGACCGGTTTTTCTACCGGCGGTGCGACAGTCGAAGATGTGGCTTTAATGCGCAAAACAGTCGGACCAAACATCGGTGTGAAAGCCTCCGGTGGCGTCCGTGACGTGCAAAGCGCAAACGCCATGATACAAGCAGGGGCCACGCGCATCGGGACAAGTTCCGGCGTAGCGATCGTCGAAGGAAAAACGACACGCACTGATTATTAA
- the mtaB gene encoding tRNA (N(6)-L-threonylcarbamoyladenosine(37)-C(2))-methylthiotransferase MtaB yields the protein MPTVAFHTLGCKVNHYETEAIWQLFKKAGYERKDFESRADVYVINTCTVTNTGDKKSRQVIRRAIRRNPDAVVCVTGCYAQTSPAEVMAIPGVDIVIGTQDRGKILEYVEQFQRERQPINAVHNIMRTRVFEEMDVPEFSDRTRASLKIQEGCNNFCTFCIIPWARGLMRSRDPKEIIRQAQQLVDAGYKEIVLTGIHTGGYGTDLKDYSFAALLRDLDEQVVGLKRLRISSIEASQITDEVIDVLRRSDKIVRHLHIPLQSGSNTVLKRMRRKYTTEFFAERLARLREVFPELAITSDVIVGFPGETEEEFMETYNFVREQRFSELHVFPYSKRTGTPAARMPNQVDEEVKHDRVRRLIALSDQLAKEYASQFEGQVLEVIPEERDKENPESDLYMGYTDNYLKVKFPATEEMIGEIVKVKITKAGYPYNEGEFVRVVTDGAPQSVKLSS from the coding sequence ATGCCAACGGTTGCATTTCATACGCTTGGATGTAAAGTAAATCATTATGAAACGGAAGCGATTTGGCAATTGTTTAAAAAAGCGGGCTATGAACGGAAAGATTTTGAAAGCCGTGCCGACGTGTATGTCATCAATACTTGCACGGTAACGAACACAGGCGATAAAAAAAGCCGCCAAGTCATCCGCCGCGCCATTCGCCGGAATCCGGATGCGGTTGTATGCGTAACGGGATGCTACGCGCAAACGTCACCGGCAGAAGTAATGGCGATTCCGGGGGTAGATATTGTCATCGGCACGCAAGACCGCGGAAAAATTTTAGAATATGTGGAACAGTTTCAACGTGAACGCCAGCCGATTAATGCCGTTCACAACATTATGAGAACACGCGTGTTTGAAGAAATGGACGTTCCAGAGTTTAGCGACCGGACGCGTGCCTCTTTAAAAATTCAAGAAGGATGCAATAACTTTTGCACGTTTTGCATTATTCCATGGGCGCGCGGATTAATGCGTTCCCGCGATCCGAAAGAAATCATCCGCCAGGCACAGCAGCTGGTCGACGCCGGTTATAAAGAAATTGTGTTAACGGGCATTCATACAGGCGGTTACGGTACCGATTTGAAAGACTACAGCTTCGCTGCGCTGCTCCGCGATTTGGACGAGCAAGTTGTCGGTCTGAAACGGCTTCGCATTTCATCGATTGAAGCGAGCCAAATTACCGACGAAGTGATCGACGTGCTCCGCCGTTCCGATAAGATCGTGCGCCATTTGCATATTCCGCTTCAATCGGGCTCCAATACCGTATTAAAACGGATGCGCCGCAAATACACAACCGAATTTTTTGCCGAGCGGCTAGCACGTCTGCGTGAAGTGTTCCCTGAACTGGCGATTACATCGGACGTGATCGTCGGATTCCCGGGCGAAACGGAAGAAGAGTTTATGGAAACATACAACTTTGTGCGCGAACAGCGTTTTTCCGAACTCCACGTCTTCCCGTATTCCAAACGGACAGGCACGCCGGCCGCGCGCATGCCAAATCAAGTGGACGAGGAAGTAAAACATGACCGCGTCCGCCGCTTAATTGCGCTGTCCGACCAATTGGCGAAAGAATACGCCTCGCAATTTGAAGGGCAAGTGCTGGAAGTGATTCCGGAAGAGCGCGACAAAGAAAATCCGGAAAGCGACCTGTATATGGGCTACACCGATAACTATCTAAAAGTGAAATTCCCGGCTACCGAAGAAATGATCGGCGAAATCGTCAAAGTAAAAATTACAAAAGCCGGATATCCGTATAATGAAGGGGAATTTGTCCGCGTTGTTACCGACGGCGCCCCTCAATCCGTAAAATTAAGCTCATAA
- a CDS encoding 16S rRNA (uracil(1498)-N(3))-methyltransferase, with protein sequence MQRYFVPDNQQTSDRIAIGGDDYHHIVRVMRMGKGSQLICVLSSGKTARCEIEQITSENVIARVVEWIEEQTELPIHIYIAHGLPKGDKWEFVIQKGTELGAFAFLPFLAARSVVKWDAKKMEKKIDRWKKIAKEAAEQAHRSQIPDVHAPLTIHELIEFAKTIDYRMVAYEEEAKQGNHQTLAAIFQQMKRGQSLLAVFGPEGGFADEEVELLKQHGFFSCSLGPRILRTETAPLYLLAVASYQFELQ encoded by the coding sequence TTGCAGCGATATTTTGTTCCCGATAATCAACAGACAAGCGACCGGATTGCCATTGGCGGCGATGACTACCACCATATTGTCCGCGTGATGCGCATGGGAAAGGGAAGCCAATTGATTTGCGTCCTTTCGAGCGGCAAAACAGCTCGGTGCGAAATTGAACAAATTACCAGTGAGAATGTAATAGCTCGTGTTGTAGAATGGATAGAAGAACAAACGGAACTGCCGATTCACATCTATATTGCCCACGGGCTGCCGAAAGGAGATAAATGGGAGTTTGTGATTCAGAAAGGAACGGAGCTTGGTGCTTTCGCTTTTCTTCCTTTTCTGGCGGCTCGCTCTGTTGTCAAATGGGACGCAAAAAAGATGGAGAAAAAAATAGACCGCTGGAAAAAAATCGCAAAAGAGGCGGCAGAGCAAGCGCATCGCAGCCAAATTCCCGATGTGCACGCTCCGCTAACGATCCATGAGCTGATTGAGTTTGCGAAAACGATAGATTACCGAATGGTTGCCTATGAAGAGGAGGCGAAGCAAGGCAATCATCAAACGCTTGCTGCTATTTTTCAACAGATGAAGCGTGGCCAATCTCTCCTTGCCGTGTTTGGACCAGAAGGAGGCTTTGCCGACGAAGAAGTTGAACTTCTGAAGCAGCATGGCTTTTTTTCCTGCAGCCTTGGCCCGCGGATTTTGCGGACCGAAACGGCGCCGCTTTATTTGTTAGCGGTCGCTTCGTACCAATTTGAACTACAGTGA
- the prmA gene encoding 50S ribosomal protein L11 methyltransferase, producing MKWSEISIHTTHEAVEAISNILHEAGAGGVVIEDPYDLIKEREDWFGEIYELNPDDYPEEGVIIKAYLPVNSFLGETVEEIKQAINNLLLYDIDIGKNKITISEVNEEEWATAWKKYYNPVKISEKFTIVPTWEVYEPVSSDELIIELDPGMAFGTGTHPTTVMCIQALEKYVRPGDMVIDVGTGSGILSIAAAMLGAKSVRALDLDPVAVDSAKLNVKLNKVQHIVTVSQNNLLDHIDERANIIVANILAEIILRFVDDAYRLLEKDGYFITSGIIQAKKQEVKDGLTAAGFVIEETLVMEDWVAFIAKKR from the coding sequence ATGAAATGGTCAGAAATCAGCATTCATACGACGCATGAGGCAGTCGAGGCGATTTCGAATATTTTGCACGAAGCAGGTGCGGGAGGGGTCGTGATCGAAGACCCGTATGATTTAATCAAAGAAAGAGAAGATTGGTTTGGGGAAATATATGAGCTGAATCCGGACGATTATCCGGAAGAAGGCGTCATTATTAAAGCGTATTTGCCGGTCAACAGCTTTCTCGGCGAAACGGTGGAAGAAATTAAACAGGCGATTAACAATTTATTATTGTACGACATTGATATTGGAAAAAATAAGATTACGATCAGCGAAGTAAATGAAGAGGAATGGGCAACCGCCTGGAAAAAATATTATAATCCTGTGAAAATATCAGAGAAATTTACGATTGTTCCGACGTGGGAAGTTTATGAGCCAGTGTCGAGCGACGAATTGATTATTGAATTGGACCCAGGCATGGCGTTTGGCACGGGGACCCACCCGACGACAGTCATGTGTATTCAGGCGCTGGAGAAATATGTAAGACCTGGAGATATGGTCATTGATGTCGGCACTGGTTCCGGCATTTTAAGCATCGCCGCGGCAATGCTAGGCGCCAAATCCGTCCGCGCTCTTGACTTGGATCCAGTGGCCGTCGATAGTGCAAAGCTTAATGTGAAGCTAAATAAGGTGCAGCATATCGTGACTGTTTCGCAAAACAATTTGCTTGACCACATCGACGAACGGGCAAACATTATTGTTGCCAATATTTTGGCGGAAATTATTTTGCGCTTCGTTGATGATGCGTATCGCCTTCTTGAAAAAGACGGATATTTTATTACGTCTGGAATTATTCAAGCGAAGAAGCAGGAAGTCAAAGACGGCTTAACAGCGGCAGGGTTTGTCATTGAGGAAACGTTAGTGATGGAAGATTGGGTGGCATTTATCGCCAAAAAACGATGA